Proteins from a genomic interval of Actinoalloteichus hymeniacidonis:
- a CDS encoding WhiB family transcriptional regulator yields MSSATVSLARDVLPEPRVSDSTVVGMGDLLVAVPDDEMALPCRVQDPDLWFAENPAELQRAKQLCETCPIKAACLAGALTRREPWGVWGGEIFERGAVIAKKRPRGRPRKTATPLTAGKEAAA; encoded by the coding sequence ATGTCCAGCGCGACCGTCTCTCTTGCGCGAGACGTTCTGCCGGAGCCTAGGGTTTCCGACTCCACCGTGGTCGGTATGGGCGACCTGTTGGTCGCCGTCCCCGACGACGAGATGGCGTTGCCCTGTCGAGTACAGGACCCCGATCTCTGGTTTGCCGAGAACCCCGCTGAGCTGCAGCGGGCGAAGCAACTTTGTGAGACCTGCCCGATCAAGGCCGCCTGCCTGGCAGGCGCGCTCACCCGGCGTGAGCCGTGGGGAGTGTGGGGCGGCGAGATCTTTGAACGCGGTGCGGTCATCGCGAAGAAGCGGCCCCGGGGCCGGCCGAGGAAGACTGCCACCCCGCTCACTGCGGGCAAGGAGGCAGCGGCATGA
- the nudC gene encoding NAD(+) diphosphatase has protein sequence MSSRTEEITVSGPAAFGLLELPALSRSTVDRREPVRADGQALDRLWAAGRLLEVDPKGRARVRETGELVTAPIPADLARPDDVVLLGVQDDVGFWARRLPQEHPESGWQDLRQAGAALSDTDAGLLTTAVGLLAWHHSSGFCSVCGDPTRSVRAGWMRHCESCGYEHYPRTDPAVICLVHDGADRVLLARQPSWPAGRYSVLAGFVEMGESLEACVAREIAEEVGVDVSDISYLGSQPWPFPRSLMVGFAAVADPTQPLIPADGEIEAAFWVSRERVRTALAAGGNGPDFALPGKTSIAYRMLEGWAA, from the coding sequence GTGAGCAGCCGAACCGAGGAAATCACCGTGTCCGGCCCGGCGGCCTTCGGATTGCTCGAACTACCCGCGCTGTCGCGGTCCACGGTGGATCGCCGGGAACCGGTCCGCGCCGACGGGCAGGCCCTGGATCGGCTGTGGGCGGCGGGCCGACTGCTGGAGGTCGACCCGAAGGGTCGGGCCCGCGTACGGGAGACGGGCGAGCTGGTCACCGCGCCCATTCCCGCCGATCTGGCCAGGCCGGACGATGTGGTGCTGCTCGGTGTCCAGGACGACGTGGGCTTCTGGGCTCGTCGGCTGCCGCAGGAGCATCCCGAGTCGGGTTGGCAGGATCTTCGGCAGGCCGGGGCCGCGTTGTCCGACACCGACGCCGGCCTGCTCACCACGGCCGTCGGCTTGCTGGCCTGGCACCACTCGTCGGGTTTCTGTTCGGTCTGCGGCGATCCGACCCGGTCGGTGCGGGCGGGCTGGATGCGGCACTGCGAGTCCTGTGGGTATGAGCACTACCCGAGGACCGATCCCGCCGTGATCTGCCTGGTGCACGACGGCGCTGATCGGGTCCTGTTGGCTCGGCAACCGAGTTGGCCCGCAGGCCGGTACTCGGTGCTGGCCGGGTTCGTCGAGATGGGCGAGTCCCTGGAGGCCTGCGTGGCCAGGGAGATCGCCGAGGAGGTCGGGGTCGATGTCTCGGACATCAGTTACCTGGGCAGCCAGCCGTGGCCGTTTCCCCGCTCGTTGATGGTGGGGTTCGCCGCGGTGGCCGACCCGACCCAACCACTGATCCCGGCCGACGGCGAGATCGAGGCCGCGTTCTGGGTCAGCAGGGAGCGGGTGCGAACCGCGCTGGCCGCCGGTGGGAACGGCCCCGATTTCGCGTTGCCGGGGAAGACCTCCATCGCGTATCGGATGCTCGAAGGCTGGGCGGCCTGA
- a CDS encoding ABC1 kinase family protein, protein MSDIPRRTVQRTAKLASLPLGAAGRVAAGWGRRLAGQSAENVNADVTAKTAEQVFAVLGQLKGGAMKFGQALSVFEAAVPEEMAEPYREALTKLQSAAPPMTAKSVHRVLAEQLGSRWTTRFAEFDDEATAAASIGQVHRAVWHDGREVAVKIQYPGADEALLADLRQLRRFSKLFQMLVPGTEVKPLLAELEARMSEELDYRSEADNQRQFAAGFEGDDEVMIPRIIASAPKVVVSEWAAGTPFSQIIRDGTQEQRDRAGYALSLFHFSSPARTGLLHGDPHPGNYMLLPDGRLCVLDFGAVARLPDGLPVTLGLMVRLALEQRSGDLLDLLRRENFIQPGRELLAEDVLAYLAPFAEPLTSEIFHFNRPWLQKQAERVSDLQGNDFRIGRSLNLPPDYLITYRVTLGTTGILCQLGARVPAHEIVSAWQPGFADQP, encoded by the coding sequence GACATCCCCCGTCGGACCGTACAGCGCACCGCGAAACTCGCCAGCCTGCCGCTGGGTGCCGCAGGCCGCGTCGCCGCGGGCTGGGGACGCCGACTTGCAGGCCAGAGCGCCGAGAACGTCAACGCCGATGTCACGGCCAAGACGGCCGAGCAGGTGTTCGCGGTCCTCGGCCAGCTCAAGGGCGGCGCGATGAAGTTCGGGCAAGCCCTGAGCGTCTTCGAGGCCGCCGTGCCGGAGGAGATGGCCGAGCCCTACCGCGAGGCGTTGACCAAGCTCCAGTCCGCGGCACCGCCGATGACCGCCAAGAGCGTGCACCGGGTGCTGGCCGAACAACTCGGCAGTCGCTGGACCACTCGTTTCGCCGAGTTCGACGACGAGGCCACCGCCGCCGCCAGCATCGGCCAGGTGCATCGGGCCGTCTGGCACGACGGCCGCGAGGTCGCGGTCAAGATCCAGTATCCCGGCGCGGACGAAGCCCTGCTCGCCGACCTTCGGCAGCTCCGCCGCTTCAGCAAGCTGTTCCAGATGTTGGTGCCGGGCACCGAGGTCAAGCCGCTGCTCGCCGAGCTCGAGGCGCGCATGTCCGAGGAGCTCGACTACCGCAGCGAGGCCGACAACCAGCGCCAGTTCGCTGCAGGCTTCGAGGGCGACGACGAGGTGATGATTCCGCGCATCATCGCGAGTGCCCCCAAGGTGGTCGTCTCGGAATGGGCGGCGGGAACACCGTTCTCCCAGATCATCCGGGACGGGACCCAGGAGCAACGAGACAGAGCGGGCTACGCGCTCTCGCTCTTCCACTTCTCCTCGCCCGCCAGAACCGGGCTGCTGCACGGTGATCCGCACCCCGGCAACTACATGCTGCTGCCCGATGGTCGGCTCTGCGTGCTGGATTTCGGTGCGGTCGCCCGCCTTCCCGACGGGTTGCCCGTGACCCTCGGGCTGATGGTCCGGCTGGCTCTCGAACAGCGGTCCGGCGACCTGTTGGATCTGTTGCGCAGGGAGAACTTCATCCAACCCGGCCGTGAGCTGCTCGCCGAGGACGTGCTCGCCTACCTCGCGCCGTTCGCAGAGCCACTGACCAGCGAGATCTTCCACTTCAATCGGCCATGGCTGCAGAAACAGGCGGAGCGGGTAAGCGATCTACAGGGCAATGACTTCCGGATTGGACGGTCGTTGAACCTACCGCCGGATTACCTCATCACCTATCGCGTCACCCTGGGCACGACCGGCATTCTCTGCCAACTCGGTGCCAGGGTTCCCGCGCACGAGATCGTCAGTGCCTGGCAGCCGGGCTTCGCCGACCAGCCCTGA
- a CDS encoding M16 family metallopeptidase produces MNTATSNATHRSAEEIGRTETGPRPLPELGVARLDDPPQRLDVVLANGLRLVAVRQATVPMVEMRMSIPFAGDSDEHSAVAELLATTMLTGTEQRDRILMDTDLAGVGADLHTIVDPERLRVSGSTLSSGLDTFLDVVSDALTSAAYRDAEVLGERDRLAERINVARSQPRVIAREALQRQRFGDHPYTREMPSSAEVLTVDPAVVRQLHRAAVVPNGSTLVLVGDIDLDKIVETVTKALAGWTSDRTASVLSPLPLVRGGDLLLVDRPGAVQSQIRLSAQAITRLDPRFPALQLANVVFGGYFSSRLVENIREDKGYTYSAHSSFEYTPQGAVLDIDADTASEVTAAAVLEMRYELGRIGVVPPTSEELESAREYLIGSLLISTASQGGLAGTLSALAAIDVPLDWLQRHPDRLREVTSEQVAVAAREFFAPTAFTGVVVGDAETLAAPLRALGGVALS; encoded by the coding sequence GTGAACACCGCGACGTCCAACGCCACCCACCGCAGCGCCGAGGAGATCGGCCGCACCGAGACGGGCCCGCGTCCGCTGCCCGAACTGGGCGTGGCCCGACTGGACGACCCGCCGCAGCGGCTGGACGTCGTGCTGGCCAACGGCCTGCGCCTCGTCGCCGTGCGTCAGGCCACGGTGCCCATGGTCGAGATGCGGATGAGCATCCCGTTCGCGGGGGACTCGGACGAGCATTCCGCCGTGGCGGAACTGCTCGCCACCACGATGCTGACCGGCACCGAGCAGCGGGACCGGATCCTGATGGACACCGATCTGGCCGGGGTGGGTGCCGACCTGCACACCATCGTCGACCCGGAGCGGCTGCGGGTATCCGGGTCCACCCTGAGCAGCGGGCTGGACACCTTCCTCGACGTCGTCAGCGACGCGCTCACCAGCGCGGCCTACCGGGACGCCGAGGTGCTCGGCGAACGTGATCGGCTCGCCGAGCGGATCAACGTGGCGCGCTCGCAGCCCAGGGTGATCGCCAGGGAGGCGTTGCAGCGGCAGCGTTTCGGCGACCACCCGTACACCCGGGAGATGCCCAGCAGCGCCGAGGTGCTGACCGTGGACCCGGCCGTGGTCCGACAGCTGCACCGCGCCGCCGTGGTGCCCAACGGTTCGACCCTCGTCCTGGTCGGCGACATCGACCTGGACAAGATCGTCGAGACGGTGACCAAGGCGCTAGCGGGCTGGACCAGCGATCGCACCGCCTCGGTGCTCTCGCCGTTGCCGCTGGTTCGGGGCGGTGACCTGCTGCTGGTCGACCGGCCGGGCGCCGTGCAGTCGCAGATCAGGCTGTCCGCGCAGGCCATCACGCGCTTGGACCCGCGCTTCCCGGCATTGCAGCTGGCGAACGTGGTCTTCGGCGGCTACTTCTCCTCGCGGCTGGTGGAGAACATCCGCGAGGACAAGGGCTACACCTACAGTGCCCACTCGTCCTTCGAGTACACGCCGCAGGGTGCCGTGCTGGACATCGACGCCGACACCGCCAGTGAGGTGACCGCCGCCGCCGTGCTGGAGATGCGCTACGAGCTCGGGCGCATCGGCGTGGTGCCGCCGACGAGCGAGGAGCTTGAGTCGGCGCGCGAATACCTGATCGGTTCGCTGCTGATCTCGACGGCATCGCAGGGTGGGCTCGCGGGGACACTGTCGGCTCTGGCGGCGATCGACGTGCCGCTGGATTGGTTGCAGCGGCACCCGGACCGCCTGCGGGAGGTCACCTCGGAGCAGGTCGCGGTCGCGGCCAGGGAGTTCTTCGCCCCCACCGCCTTCACCGGCGTGGTGGTCGGCGACGCGGAGACCCTGGCGGCACCGCTGCGTGCCCTGGGAGGCGTCGCCCTCTCGTGA
- a CDS encoding DUF418 domain-containing protein, which produces MHETSIGAQPVTRLGRRIGEVDVVRGLALCGILFTNIPQLTYLMRSDENGDFYPIAAAMEFLFSQRFFPIFAYLFGLSFALFLDSAAKRTEKPYLVLLRRLLVLAVFGWLHQMIHPGEALLPYAIVGVVILLPVSLLPKPLILAGGVVGTLVPLAVTGGGLLLVPGLFLLGLATTRYGIVHTLAKRGWQLAALLAAGAITAAITLPLQADSLQHSGFNVVSGVAGFGLAVVYVTGLLLLLRTPVAPVLSAVFEPLGRMALTNYLVATVIIIAVDGPLEMNESGRWGVMLLLAVSILTLQTVFSRLWLRRFRYGPVEWLWRSATWWEWAPISRRTAQS; this is translated from the coding sequence GTGCATGAGACATCGATCGGTGCCCAACCAGTCACGCGCCTCGGTCGCCGCATCGGCGAGGTGGACGTCGTCCGGGGGTTGGCGCTCTGCGGGATTCTTTTCACCAACATTCCGCAACTGACCTACCTGATGCGAAGCGACGAGAACGGCGATTTCTATCCGATCGCCGCCGCGATGGAGTTCTTGTTCAGCCAACGCTTCTTCCCGATCTTCGCGTATCTCTTCGGGCTGAGCTTCGCGCTGTTCCTCGACAGCGCGGCCAAGCGGACCGAGAAGCCTTACCTGGTCCTGCTACGGCGCCTGCTGGTGCTGGCGGTGTTCGGCTGGCTGCATCAGATGATCCATCCGGGCGAGGCCCTGCTGCCCTACGCGATCGTCGGCGTGGTGATTCTGCTGCCCGTGAGTCTGCTACCGAAGCCGCTCATCCTGGCGGGCGGTGTGGTGGGCACCCTGGTACCCCTGGCCGTGACCGGTGGGGGATTGCTGCTTGTTCCCGGGCTGTTCCTGTTGGGCCTGGCCACCACCCGCTACGGGATCGTGCACACCCTCGCGAAGCGCGGCTGGCAGCTTGCCGCGTTGTTGGCGGCCGGCGCGATCACCGCGGCGATCACGCTGCCACTCCAGGCCGATTCCTTGCAGCACAGCGGTTTCAACGTCGTCTCCGGAGTGGCGGGCTTCGGTCTCGCGGTGGTGTATGTGACAGGCCTGCTGCTGTTGCTGCGCACCCCGGTGGCTCCGGTGCTGTCGGCCGTGTTCGAACCGCTGGGACGAATGGCTCTGACCAACTATCTGGTCGCCACGGTGATCATCATCGCGGTGGACGGACCGCTGGAGATGAATGAGTCCGGCCGATGGGGCGTGATGTTGTTGCTGGCCGTGTCGATCCTGACCCTGCAGACCGTGTTCAGTCGGCTGTGGCTGCGGCGGTTCCGGTACGGGCCTGTCGAGTGGCTGTGGCGGAGCGCGACCTGGTGGGAGTGGGCGCCGATCTCGCGGCGCACCGCGCAATCCTGA
- a CDS encoding ATP-dependent DNA helicase UvrD2 codes for MGGQQDPAAELDPEQRAAVLAPRGPVCVLAGAGTGKTRTITRRIAYLVAQGHVAPGQVLAVTFTKRAAAEMRNRLLALDAVGVQALTFHAAALRQLRYFWPRVIGDDQWRLLDSKLPVVAQAARRAGTGTDRETLRDLASEIEWSKASLISPEEYPAAVARVHRATPAPAEQVVAVYANYERLKNEASVLDFDDLLLHTAAVMEEHGDVAEEFRDRYRSFVVDEYQDVTPLQQRVLNAWLGERDDLTVVGDANQTIYSFAGASARPLLDFPRRFPGAVVVRLERDYRSTPEIVSLANRVIEVARDRPAGTRLRLIGQRPPGPAPVFLEHDDEPAEAAEVARRIRDLLAAGTPASEIAILFRVNAQSETYEQALGDQGVPYQVRGGERFFARTEVRQAVAALRTEGALREERPLPDRVRAVLARLGLVAQPPEGGAARERWESLRALAELAEETVRLAPGTDLARFVVELDLRAEARHPPTMEGVTLASLHAAKGLEWDAVFLVGVAEGTLPIQHADGDDAAIEEERRLFYVGVTRARQHLTLSWALARMAGGRRYRRRSRFLSGLAHQDHPAAALGRTTGRSAPDFRSEVARCRVCSAALTAIMAIKLGRCERCPADLDEDLLRRLRTWRSERARKLGVPGFVVLTDATLTAIAEQRPSDVPSLVRIAGIGATKLDRFGDEVISLVRDAGHPAEFTRTE; via the coding sequence ATGGGTGGGCAGCAGGATCCGGCGGCGGAACTCGATCCCGAGCAGCGAGCGGCTGTGCTGGCCCCCCGAGGCCCGGTCTGCGTGTTGGCGGGGGCGGGCACCGGCAAGACCCGCACCATCACCCGGCGGATCGCGTACCTCGTCGCCCAGGGGCACGTCGCCCCCGGCCAGGTCTTGGCGGTCACCTTCACCAAACGGGCCGCCGCCGAGATGCGCAACCGGCTACTGGCTCTGGACGCCGTCGGAGTGCAGGCGCTGACCTTCCACGCGGCGGCGTTGCGGCAACTCAGGTACTTCTGGCCCAGGGTGATCGGCGACGACCAGTGGCGATTGTTGGACAGCAAGCTGCCGGTCGTCGCGCAGGCCGCCCGGCGGGCGGGGACCGGAACCGACCGGGAGACGTTGCGTGACCTGGCCAGCGAGATCGAGTGGAGCAAGGCCTCGCTGATCAGCCCGGAGGAGTACCCCGCAGCCGTAGCGCGGGTGCACCGGGCCACCCCGGCGCCCGCCGAGCAGGTCGTCGCCGTGTACGCGAACTACGAACGCCTCAAGAACGAGGCCAGCGTGCTGGACTTCGACGACCTGCTGTTGCACACCGCTGCGGTCATGGAGGAGCACGGCGACGTCGCCGAGGAGTTCCGCGATCGCTATCGCAGCTTCGTGGTGGACGAGTATCAGGACGTCACCCCGCTCCAGCAGCGGGTGCTCAACGCCTGGCTGGGCGAACGCGACGATCTGACCGTGGTCGGGGACGCCAATCAGACGATCTACTCCTTCGCCGGGGCGTCGGCCCGTCCCCTGCTTGACTTCCCCCGCCGGTTCCCGGGCGCGGTGGTCGTCCGGCTGGAGCGGGACTACCGGTCCACCCCGGAGATCGTGTCGCTGGCCAACCGGGTCATCGAGGTCGCCCGCGACCGGCCCGCGGGCACCCGCCTGCGGTTGATCGGCCAACGACCGCCGGGCCCGGCGCCGGTGTTCCTCGAGCACGACGACGAACCGGCCGAAGCCGCCGAGGTGGCCCGCCGAATCCGTGATCTGCTCGCGGCGGGCACCCCGGCCAGCGAGATCGCGATCCTCTTCCGGGTCAACGCGCAATCGGAGACCTACGAGCAGGCGCTCGGCGATCAGGGCGTTCCCTATCAGGTTCGCGGTGGGGAGCGGTTCTTCGCCAGGACAGAGGTGCGCCAAGCAGTCGCCGCCTTGCGCACCGAGGGCGCGCTGCGAGAGGAACGTCCCCTGCCGGACCGGGTGCGCGCGGTCCTGGCCAGGCTGGGACTGGTCGCCCAGCCGCCCGAGGGTGGCGCGGCCCGCGAGCGCTGGGAGTCCCTGCGTGCGTTGGCGGAACTGGCGGAGGAGACGGTCCGATTGGCGCCGGGCACGGACCTGGCGCGATTCGTCGTCGAACTCGATCTACGGGCCGAGGCGCGGCACCCACCGACGATGGAGGGCGTCACGCTGGCCTCGCTGCACGCCGCCAAGGGGTTGGAGTGGGACGCGGTGTTCCTGGTGGGCGTCGCGGAGGGCACCCTGCCGATCCAGCACGCCGACGGGGACGACGCCGCGATCGAGGAGGAGCGCAGGCTGTTCTATGTCGGCGTGACCCGGGCCCGCCAGCACCTCACACTGTCCTGGGCGTTGGCCAGGATGGCGGGCGGCCGGCGATACCGCAGGCGCAGCCGCTTCCTCTCGGGGCTGGCGCACCAGGACCACCCCGCTGCGGCGCTCGGGCGGACGACCGGCCGTAGCGCGCCGGACTTCCGGTCCGAGGTGGCGCGCTGTCGGGTCTGTTCCGCAGCACTGACGGCGATCATGGCCATCAAGCTCGGCCGCTGCGAGCGGTGTCCGGCGGATCTGGACGAGGATCTGTTGCGGCGGCTGCGGACTTGGCGCAGCGAGCGGGCCAGAAAGCTGGGCGTGCCCGGTTTCGTGGTGCTGACCGATGCGACGCTGACGGCGATCGCCGAGCAGCGGCCCTCCGATGTTCCCTCCTTGGTCCGGATCGCCGGGATCGGCGCCACCAAGTTGGACCGCTTCGGCGACGAGGTGATCTCGTTGGTGCGTGACGCCGGACACCCGGCGGAGTTCACTCGAACGGAGTAG